A single Rhodoligotrophos defluvii DNA region contains:
- the trbG gene encoding P-type conjugative transfer protein TrbG → MTRTPIRKSGFPAFRKPAILALLAATALAGCATNRVPQFSYDADVPPLPVVQAPVTDERPRPLHTPPSWNVARGGAAAGTPAGRVENANAAARVEPRREGYYNAIQIYPWSEGALYQVYASPGQITNIALEPGEGLTGAGPIAAGDTARWIIGDTESGSGAHRRVHVLVKPTRPDISTNLVITTDRRIYMIELRAREELYMPAVAWAYPAPPAGQRRSAPAAPVIPVEAARNYRYGLTGDSPPWRPISVFDDGRRVYVVFPRGIVQGEMPPIFVLGSDGEPQIVNSRIHQNILIVDRLFGAAELRLGSGERQQTVRIVRIEQRQAAAQPARETGGAPS, encoded by the coding sequence ATGACCCGCACGCCGATCCGTAAGTCCGGCTTTCCGGCTTTCCGCAAACCCGCGATCTTGGCCTTGCTGGCCGCGACGGCGCTGGCTGGATGTGCCACCAATCGGGTTCCTCAGTTCAGCTACGATGCCGACGTGCCACCGCTGCCCGTCGTACAGGCACCTGTCACAGATGAGCGGCCGCGTCCGCTGCACACGCCCCCCTCCTGGAACGTGGCGCGGGGCGGTGCAGCCGCAGGCACGCCGGCGGGACGGGTGGAGAACGCCAATGCCGCCGCCCGCGTCGAACCGCGTCGCGAGGGCTATTACAACGCCATCCAGATTTACCCGTGGTCCGAGGGCGCCCTCTATCAGGTCTATGCGTCGCCGGGGCAGATCACCAATATCGCCCTGGAGCCGGGTGAGGGCCTGACTGGCGCCGGGCCGATCGCGGCGGGCGATACCGCACGATGGATCATCGGTGATACCGAGAGCGGAAGCGGTGCGCACCGGCGTGTTCATGTGCTGGTGAAGCCGACGCGGCCGGACATCTCGACGAATCTGGTCATCACTACCGATCGCCGCATCTACATGATCGAGCTTCGCGCCCGCGAGGAGCTCTACATGCCTGCCGTCGCGTGGGCCTATCCCGCGCCGCCGGCGGGGCAGCGTCGGTCGGCCCCGGCTGCACCCGTCATCCCGGTCGAGGCGGCGCGCAACTATCGCTACGGCCTGACCGGCGACAGCCCGCCGTGGCGGCCGATCTCGGTCTTTGACGATGGCCGGCGCGTCTACGTCGTTTTCCCGCGCGGTATCGTCCAGGGCGAGATGCCGCCGATCTTCGTGCTCGGCTCGGATGGCGAGCCGCAGATCGTCAACAGCCGTATCCACCAGAACATCCTGATCGTCGACCGCCTGTTCGGTGCAGCCGAGCTTCGCCTTGGAAGTGGCGAGCGCCAACAGACTGTCCGGATCGTCCGGATCGAACAGCGGCAGGCCGCCGCCCAGCCGGCCCGCGAGACCGGAGGCGCCCCATCATGA
- a CDS encoding DUF2274 domain-containing protein: MAKLKLGPIVEDKPVKVTVELPGPLHRDLVAYAEVLARESGQRATDPVKLIVPMLERFIATDRGFAKEKRSRSGGQL; this comes from the coding sequence ATGGCGAAGCTGAAACTCGGACCCATCGTCGAGGACAAACCGGTCAAGGTGACGGTGGAACTGCCCGGACCGCTTCATCGAGATCTCGTCGCCTATGCCGAGGTCTTGGCGCGCGAGTCCGGTCAGCGCGCCACAGACCCGGTCAAGTTGATCGTGCCGATGCTCGAGCGGTTCATCGCCACAGACCGGGGTTTCGCGAAGGAGAAGCGGAGCAGGTCGGGCGGCCAGCTATGA
- a CDS encoding CopG family transcriptional regulator, with protein sequence MTARKKKSPVSVYLDPEIMTMLADFAARRGQSRSMIAEAAIASFLSPDADERREAAIVKRLDQIDRRVSRLERDVGISVETLAVFVRFWLTSTPALPEPAAQAARAKASERYEAFVGALGRRLAAGPQLRQEISEDISPARSEP encoded by the coding sequence ATGACCGCACGCAAGAAGAAATCTCCGGTCTCCGTCTATCTCGACCCCGAGATCATGACGATGTTGGCGGACTTCGCTGCGCGCCGTGGTCAGTCCCGATCGATGATCGCGGAAGCCGCGATCGCGTCCTTTCTGTCGCCGGATGCCGACGAACGTCGTGAAGCGGCCATCGTCAAGCGGCTCGACCAGATCGATCGGCGCGTTTCAAGGCTGGAGCGCGATGTCGGGATCTCCGTGGAAACCCTGGCGGTTTTCGTGCGCTTCTGGCTCACCAGCACTCCGGCGCTGCCCGAGCCTGCGGCCCAGGCGGCGCGGGCGAAAGCGAGCGAACGCTATGAAGCTTTCGTCGGCGCGCTCGGGCGCCGCCTGGCGGCAGGCCCGCAACTCCGGCAGGAGATCAGCGAGGATATCAGCCCCGCGCGATCGGAGCCATGA
- a CDS encoding TrbI/VirB10 family protein yields the protein MTEEATTTTTTSAATAAPMRLRADPPRVTRLSRKMLAGVGAVALLGIGGALIYALQTRDAGQGGEELYSTENRPTADGLSGLPRDYTGPVLGPPLPGDLGGPILDAQNRGQPVAPPAVTAPAADPEEQRRLAEEEAARLSRVFFQTGPSTATTTGGPGLAGLGLGSQTGATAGQDRHTAFLNGPVDRQTVALDRIVAPPSPYVLQAGAVIPAAMITGIRSDLPGQITAQVTENVYDSPTGSLLLIPQGTRIIGQYDAGVTFGQRRVLLVWNRLILPNGRSIVLERQPGADASGYAGLEDGVDYHWWDLMKAAGLSTLLAVGTELATSDEDRLIRAIRDGAQDTINQAGQQIIQRQLQVAPTLTVRPGFPVRVIVTRDLVLEPYRS from the coding sequence ATGACCGAGGAAGCAACCACCACAACAACCACGAGCGCGGCAACGGCCGCACCCATGCGCTTGCGCGCAGATCCGCCGCGCGTGACGCGGCTTTCCCGCAAGATGCTGGCTGGTGTCGGCGCCGTTGCATTGCTCGGGATCGGCGGAGCGCTCATCTATGCGCTCCAGACCCGGGACGCGGGGCAGGGCGGCGAAGAGCTCTATTCAACCGAGAACCGGCCGACGGCAGATGGCCTGTCCGGCCTGCCGAGGGACTATACCGGCCCGGTCCTTGGACCTCCTTTGCCGGGCGATCTCGGCGGCCCGATCCTCGATGCGCAAAACCGGGGGCAGCCGGTCGCACCGCCTGCCGTGACGGCGCCGGCCGCCGACCCGGAGGAGCAGCGCCGGCTTGCGGAGGAAGAAGCGGCGCGCCTCAGCCGCGTTTTCTTCCAGACCGGTCCGAGCACGGCAACTACTACCGGAGGTCCAGGTCTGGCCGGTCTCGGCCTTGGCTCGCAAACCGGCGCGACGGCCGGACAGGATCGGCACACGGCTTTCCTTAACGGCCCTGTGGACCGCCAGACCGTTGCGCTCGATCGCATCGTGGCGCCGCCGTCGCCCTACGTCCTTCAGGCGGGGGCGGTGATCCCGGCCGCGATGATCACCGGCATCCGTTCCGATCTGCCCGGACAGATCACCGCCCAGGTCACGGAGAACGTCTATGACAGCCCGACCGGGAGCCTGCTCCTCATCCCGCAAGGCACCCGCATTATCGGGCAATACGATGCCGGCGTGACCTTTGGCCAGCGACGCGTCCTGCTCGTCTGGAACCGTCTGATCCTGCCCAATGGCCGCTCCATCGTGCTGGAACGTCAGCCCGGAGCGGACGCCAGCGGCTATGCCGGCCTTGAAGATGGCGTCGACTACCACTGGTGGGATCTGATGAAGGCAGCGGGGTTATCGACGCTGCTTGCGGTGGGGACGGAGCTCGCCACCAGCGACGAGGATCGCCTGATCCGCGCCATCCGCGATGGGGCACAGGACACCATCAATCAGGCCGGCCAGCAGATCATCCAGCGCCAATTGCAGGTTGCGCCGACGCTCACCGTCCGGCCGGGCTTCCCGGTCAGGGTGATCGTCACACGCGACCTCGTTCTCGAACCTTACAGGAGTTGA
- a CDS encoding TrbC/VirB2 family protein translates to MIRHALRMRRHVATAAAVTYVSLFMAPAAHASGSSMPWEAPLQSILESIEGPVAKIIAVIIIIVTGLTLAFGDTSGGFRRLIQIVFGISIAFAASSFFLSFFSFGGGALI, encoded by the coding sequence ATGATCCGTCACGCCTTGCGCATGCGCCGTCACGTCGCGACAGCCGCGGCCGTCACCTATGTCAGCCTGTTCATGGCCCCGGCCGCTCATGCGTCCGGGTCATCCATGCCCTGGGAGGCGCCGCTCCAGAGCATTCTCGAATCGATCGAGGGACCGGTCGCGAAGATCATCGCCGTCATCATTATCATCGTGACCGGCCTGACGCTGGCCTTTGGCGACACCTCTGGCGGCTTTCGCCGGCTGATCCAGATCGTCTTCGGCATCTCCATCGCCTTTGCGGCATCGAGCTTCTTTCTGTCCTTCTTCTCGTTCGGCGGCGGGGCGCTCATCTGA
- the trbE gene encoding conjugal transfer protein TrbE: protein MMNLAEYRRTATRMADYLPWAALAGSGVVLNKDGSFQRTAKFRGPDLDSSVAAELVAVAGRINNALRRLGSGWSIFVEAQRSEAATYPESLFPDPASALVDAERKAAFEEAGAHFVSGYFLTFLWLPPAEDSARAETWLYEGRAQSGVNPWELLRGFVDRTDRVLALLDGFMPECRWLDDPETLTYLHSTISTNRHRVRVPEVPMHLDALLADQPLTGGLEPRLGDQHLRVLTIIGFPTATTPGLLEEMNRLAFPYRWSTRAILLDKLEATRLLTRIRRQWFAKRKSIAAIVKEVMTNEQSALVDTDAANKAADADMALQELGQDMAGMAYVTATITVWDADPRIADEKLRLAEKVIQGRDFTAMAETVNAVDAWLGSLPGHAYANVRQPPISTLNLAHMIPLSAVWAGPERNDHLGAPPLLYGKTEGSTPFRLSLHIGDVGHTLVVGPTGAGKSVLLALMALQFRRYAKAQVFAFDFGGSIRAAALAMGGNWHDLGGGLTDGSDASVSLQPLSRIDDAYERSWAADWIGAILAREGVAVTPEVKEHIWTALSSLASAPPGERTITGLAVLLQSNDLKQALRPYCVGGPYGRLLDAETEHLGSADVQAFEIEGLVGTGAAPAVLSYLFHRIGDRLDGRPTLLIIDEGWLALDDDGFSGQLREWLKTLRKKNASVIFATQSLSDIDGSAIAPAIIESCPTRLLLPNERAIEPQITAIYRRFGLNDRQIEILARATPKRDYYCQSRRGNRLFELGLSEVGLALCAASSKSDQAAIERVHAEHGADGFLAAWLRHRGVDWAADLIPGLPNLVPQPPSGPEDEPAIGISSQAGPQDEFSIDEEFSQEEIDL from the coding sequence ATGATGAACCTGGCCGAATACCGCCGGACAGCCACTCGCATGGCCGACTATCTGCCTTGGGCCGCATTGGCCGGCTCCGGCGTGGTGCTAAACAAGGATGGCAGCTTCCAGAGGACGGCGAAGTTTCGCGGGCCGGATCTGGATTCGTCGGTCGCCGCCGAACTGGTCGCCGTGGCTGGCCGCATCAACAATGCGCTGCGCCGTCTCGGCTCCGGCTGGTCGATCTTTGTCGAGGCGCAGCGCAGCGAGGCCGCGACCTATCCCGAAAGCCTGTTTCCCGACCCGGCATCGGCCTTGGTCGACGCCGAGCGCAAGGCGGCATTCGAGGAGGCCGGCGCGCATTTCGTGTCGGGCTATTTCCTGACCTTCCTCTGGCTGCCGCCGGCCGAGGATTCCGCGCGTGCCGAGACCTGGCTCTATGAGGGCCGCGCGCAATCGGGCGTGAATCCCTGGGAGTTGCTGCGCGGTTTCGTGGATCGCACCGACCGCGTTCTGGCCCTGCTCGACGGCTTCATGCCTGAATGCCGTTGGCTCGACGACCCGGAGACGCTCACCTATCTCCACTCGACGATCTCGACCAACCGGCATCGCGTGCGCGTGCCGGAGGTGCCGATGCATCTCGATGCGTTGCTTGCCGACCAGCCGCTGACCGGCGGGCTGGAGCCGCGCCTCGGAGATCAGCATCTGCGTGTCCTCACCATCATCGGCTTTCCCACGGCCACGACGCCCGGCCTGCTGGAAGAAATGAACCGGCTGGCATTTCCCTATCGCTGGAGCACGCGGGCGATCCTCCTCGACAAGCTCGAAGCGACAAGGCTGCTCACCAGAATCCGCCGGCAATGGTTCGCCAAGCGCAAGTCGATCGCCGCGATCGTCAAGGAGGTGATGACCAACGAGCAGTCCGCACTGGTCGACACCGATGCGGCCAACAAGGCCGCCGACGCCGATATGGCCCTCCAGGAACTTGGGCAGGACATGGCGGGCATGGCCTATGTCACGGCCACCATCACGGTCTGGGATGCCGATCCGCGCATCGCCGACGAAAAGCTGCGGCTCGCCGAGAAGGTCATTCAGGGCCGCGACTTCACGGCAATGGCCGAGACCGTCAACGCGGTCGATGCCTGGCTCGGCTCTCTACCCGGTCATGCCTATGCCAATGTCCGGCAGCCGCCGATCTCGACGCTCAATCTTGCCCACATGATCCCTCTGAGTGCCGTGTGGGCAGGGCCGGAACGGAACGACCATCTCGGTGCGCCCCCCTTGCTCTATGGCAAGACCGAGGGAAGTACGCCGTTCCGGCTTTCCCTCCATATCGGGGATGTCGGCCACACGCTCGTCGTCGGCCCGACCGGCGCGGGCAAATCGGTGTTGCTGGCGCTGATGGCGCTCCAGTTCCGCCGTTACGCGAAAGCCCAGGTCTTCGCCTTCGACTTCGGCGGATCCATCCGAGCCGCGGCGCTCGCCATGGGTGGGAACTGGCACGATCTGGGCGGCGGATTGACCGACGGGTCGGACGCCTCGGTGTCGCTGCAACCGCTCTCCCGCATCGACGATGCCTATGAGCGCTCCTGGGCTGCCGACTGGATCGGCGCGATCCTGGCGCGCGAGGGTGTCGCCGTCACACCGGAGGTGAAGGAGCACATCTGGACGGCGCTGTCCTCGCTCGCGTCCGCGCCCCCCGGCGAACGCACCATCACCGGCCTCGCCGTGCTGCTGCAATCCAATGACCTCAAACAGGCGCTGCGACCCTATTGTGTTGGCGGTCCCTATGGCCGGCTTCTTGACGCCGAGACCGAGCACCTCGGCTCCGCCGACGTGCAGGCATTCGAGATCGAAGGGCTCGTCGGAACCGGAGCGGCGCCTGCGGTCCTGTCCTACCTGTTCCATCGGATTGGCGACCGGCTCGATGGCCGCCCGACGCTGCTCATCATCGACGAGGGCTGGCTCGCCCTCGACGATGACGGTTTCTCCGGCCAGCTCCGCGAATGGCTGAAAACGCTCCGCAAGAAGAACGCCTCGGTCATTTTCGCCACGCAGAGCCTGTCGGACATTGATGGCAGCGCGATCGCGCCCGCCATCATCGAGAGCTGCCCGACGCGGCTCTTGCTGCCGAACGAGCGCGCGATAGAGCCGCAGATCACGGCCATCTATCGCCGCTTCGGTCTCAACGATCGCCAGATCGAGATCCTCGCACGGGCGACACCCAAGCGGGACTATTACTGCCAGTCGCGACGCGGCAACCGGCTGTTCGAGCTGGGCCTCAGCGAAGTCGGACTCGCGCTCTGCGCCGCGTCTTCCAAATCCGATCAGGCCGCCATCGAGCGCGTCCACGCCGAGCATGGGGCCGACGGCTTCCTTGCCGCCTGGCTGCGCCATCGCGGCGTGGACTGGGCCGCCGACCTGATCCCCGGCCTCCCCAATCTCGTCCCGCAGCCGCCTTCGGGCCCGGAGGATGAGCCGGCAATAGGCATCTCGAGCCAAGCCGGGCCCCAAGACGAATTCTCAATCGATGAAGAGTTCAGCCAAGAGGAGATCGACCTGTGA
- a CDS encoding VirB3 family type IV secretion system protein encodes MAAVLEQLDAVPGFTVPVHRALTEHILLGGAPRSIAILNGTLAGAVGLGLRLWLVGLAIWAVGHFVAVWAAKRDPLFVEVGRRHLRIPAFLAV; translated from the coding sequence ATGGCGGCCGTTCTCGAACAGCTCGATGCCGTGCCGGGCTTCACCGTCCCGGTTCACCGGGCGCTGACCGAACACATCCTGCTGGGCGGCGCGCCACGATCCATTGCGATCCTGAATGGAACGCTCGCCGGGGCCGTGGGCCTCGGCCTGCGCCTTTGGCTGGTCGGTCTGGCGATCTGGGCCGTCGGGCATTTCGTGGCGGTTTGGGCGGCAAAACGCGACCCGCTCTTCGTCGAAGTCGGCCGCCGGCATCTGCGTATCCCGGCTTTCCTGGCGGTGTGA
- the trbB gene encoding P-type conjugative transfer ATPase TrbB, translating to MAASHNNPEGRARSSRMLRTALGAAIARFLDDPAVVEVMLNPDGRIWVDRLSEGLADTGEILPAADGERIVRLVAHHVGAEVHAGAPRVSAELPETGERFEGLLPPVVAAPAFAIRKPAVAVFTLDDYVAAGIMTAEQGATLREAVATRANILVAGGTSTGKTTLTNALLAEVSNSSDRVVIIEDTRELQCAAPNLVAMRTKDGVATLSDLVRSSLRLRPDRIPVGEVRGAEALDLLKAWGTGHPGGIGTIHAGSGIGALRRLEQLIQEAVITVPRALIAETIDLVAVLAGRGSARRLVELARVEGLSPDGDYRITPAISSEGKSE from the coding sequence ATGGCGGCTTCACATAACAACCCAGAAGGACGCGCGCGCAGTTCGCGCATGCTGCGCACGGCGCTCGGAGCCGCCATCGCCCGCTTTCTGGACGACCCCGCGGTCGTCGAGGTCATGCTCAATCCCGATGGCCGCATCTGGGTGGACCGGCTGTCCGAGGGCCTGGCCGATACGGGGGAGATTCTGCCCGCAGCCGATGGTGAACGCATCGTGCGGCTCGTCGCCCATCATGTCGGCGCCGAAGTGCATGCCGGGGCGCCGCGGGTTTCGGCCGAACTACCGGAGACCGGCGAACGCTTCGAAGGCCTGCTGCCGCCTGTCGTCGCCGCGCCCGCCTTCGCCATCCGCAAGCCAGCGGTCGCGGTGTTCACGCTCGACGACTATGTCGCCGCAGGCATCATGACGGCCGAGCAGGGCGCGACATTGCGTGAGGCGGTGGCGACGCGCGCCAATATTCTCGTCGCGGGCGGCACCTCGACCGGCAAGACGACCCTGACCAATGCCCTGCTTGCCGAGGTGTCCAACAGCTCGGACCGCGTCGTCATCATCGAGGATACGCGCGAGTTGCAATGCGCCGCGCCCAACCTCGTCGCTATGCGCACGAAAGATGGCGTGGCGACTCTCTCTGACCTCGTCCGTTCCTCTCTGCGGCTTCGCCCGGATCGCATCCCCGTAGGCGAGGTGCGTGGCGCCGAGGCGCTCGACCTGCTCAAGGCCTGGGGGACGGGACATCCGGGCGGCATCGGCACGATCCATGCCGGCTCCGGCATCGGCGCTCTGCGCCGCCTCGAACAACTTATCCAGGAAGCCGTCATCACCGTGCCGCGCGCCCTGATCGCCGAGACGATCGACCTGGTCGCGGTCCTCGCCGGACGCGGGTCCGCGCGAAGGCTTGTCGAACTCGCGCGCGTCGAAGGGCTCAGCCCTGACGGCGACTACCGCATCACCCCCGCAATCAGTTCAGAAGGGAAGTCCGAATGA
- the trbL gene encoding P-type conjugative transfer protein TrbL yields MGGMGVIDNFLGVFTSYIDSGFGLLGGEVAFIATTLIVIDVTLAALFWSWGADDDIIARLVKKTLFVGVFAYLIGNWNNLAKIVFDSFAGLGLQASGTSFSAADLMRPGRVAQTGLDAGRPLLDAISDLMGFVSFFENFIQIACLLFAWALVLLAFFILAIQLFVTLIEFKLTTLAGFVLIPFGLFGKTAFMAERVLGNVVSSGIKVLVLAVIIGIGSTLFSQFTAGFGGATPTIDDAMAIVLAALSLLGLGIFGPGIASGLVSGGPQLGAGSAVGTGLAAGGMVLAGGAAAGMAARGGAAALSGGAAAVRGGATAAGGATAAYSVGSLGQSGAAGVVSGLGGVARASGSASASPLKRAASRANESVRSSFSDGVRAGFGATGGSSSMGTLGGAGDAAAASASASAGGPPAWAQQMQRRQVLGHGTTMAGHAVRSGDSHGSGSSVNLSESDRS; encoded by the coding sequence GTGGGCGGGATGGGGGTCATCGACAATTTTCTCGGCGTCTTCACGAGCTATATCGACAGCGGCTTCGGCTTGCTCGGCGGCGAAGTCGCCTTCATCGCGACCACCCTGATCGTCATCGATGTGACGCTCGCGGCTCTATTCTGGAGCTGGGGTGCCGACGACGACATCATCGCCAGGCTGGTGAAGAAGACCCTCTTCGTTGGTGTCTTCGCCTACCTGATCGGCAACTGGAACAATCTCGCGAAGATCGTTTTCGACAGCTTTGCGGGACTCGGCCTGCAAGCCTCCGGAACCAGTTTTTCCGCTGCCGATCTGATGCGCCCCGGCCGCGTCGCGCAGACAGGCCTCGATGCAGGCCGACCGCTGCTCGACGCGATCTCGGATCTGATGGGCTTCGTTTCCTTCTTCGAGAATTTCATCCAGATCGCCTGCCTGCTGTTCGCCTGGGCGCTGGTGCTGCTCGCCTTCTTCATCCTTGCGATCCAGCTCTTCGTCACCCTGATCGAGTTCAAGCTGACGACGCTTGCCGGGTTCGTCCTCATTCCCTTCGGCCTTTTCGGCAAGACCGCCTTCATGGCCGAGCGTGTGCTCGGCAACGTCGTCTCCTCCGGCATCAAGGTGCTGGTCCTCGCCGTCATCATCGGCATCGGCTCGACGCTGTTTTCCCAGTTCACCGCCGGTTTCGGCGGCGCGACCCCGACCATCGACGATGCCATGGCGATCGTGCTGGCCGCTCTCTCCCTTCTCGGTCTCGGCATCTTCGGCCCCGGTATCGCCTCGGGCCTTGTCTCGGGCGGGCCGCAGCTCGGAGCCGGCTCGGCTGTCGGCACCGGCCTTGCCGCCGGTGGCATGGTGCTGGCGGGAGGCGCCGCCGCAGGCATGGCCGCAAGGGGAGGCGCGGCCGCCCTGTCGGGAGGAGCCGCGGCCGTCCGTGGTGGCGCGACCGCCGCGGGAGGCGCCACAGCCGCCTATAGCGTCGGATCGCTGGGCCAGTCCGGTGCGGCAGGTGTCGTCTCCGGTCTTGGAGGTGTCGCCCGGGCATCCGGTTCCGCCTCCGCCTCGCCGCTGAAACGCGCCGCTTCCAGGGCAAACGAGAGCGTCAGGTCCAGTTTCTCAGATGGTGTTCGCGCCGGGTTCGGCGCGACAGGCGGGTCATCTTCCATGGGCACCCTCGGCGGCGCAGGCGATGCCGCCGCCGCATCGGCCTCGGCCTCCGCTGGCGGTCCTCCGGCATGGGCGCAGCAGATGCAGCGCCGACAGGTGCTTGGCCACGGCACGACCATGGCGGGCCATGCCGTGCGCTCCGGCGACAGCCACGGCTCCGGCTCTTCCGTCAATCTTTCCGAAAGCGACCGCTCATGA
- the trbF gene encoding conjugal transfer protein TrbF has product MNLFKRSSTHYGKTPEPETPYQKAAQVWDERIGSARVQARNWRYMAFGSLVLSAGFAAALVWQSAQGTIVPWVVQVDNLGQAQTVAPATADYRPTDPQIAWHLGRFIEQVRAIPADAIIVRQNWLRAYEWTTDRGAAALNDYARANDPFTRVGRQQVAIEVSSVIRASPDSFRVAWTERQYENGQLSTTERWTAILTIVIQTPRDAERLRANPLGIYVNAINWSREMSQ; this is encoded by the coding sequence ATGAATCTGTTCAAACGATCATCGACACATTACGGCAAAACACCCGAACCCGAGACCCCTTACCAGAAGGCCGCGCAAGTCTGGGACGAGCGTATCGGCTCGGCTCGCGTTCAGGCAAGAAACTGGCGTTACATGGCCTTCGGCTCGCTGGTCCTCTCGGCCGGCTTCGCCGCCGCCCTGGTCTGGCAGTCGGCGCAGGGGACGATCGTGCCCTGGGTGGTGCAGGTGGACAATCTCGGTCAGGCGCAGACTGTAGCGCCCGCAACCGCGGACTATCGCCCGACAGACCCGCAGATCGCATGGCATCTCGGCCGCTTCATCGAGCAGGTGCGGGCCATTCCGGCCGACGCAATCATTGTCCGCCAGAATTGGCTGCGCGCCTATGAATGGACGACCGACCGGGGAGCGGCGGCGCTCAACGACTATGCCCGTGCGAATGACCCCTTCACTCGCGTTGGTCGCCAGCAGGTGGCGATTGAGGTCTCCTCGGTGATCCGGGCGTCACCCGATTCCTTCCGCGTCGCCTGGACCGAACGCCAATACGAGAACGGCCAACTCTCCACCACCGAGCGCTGGACCGCGATCCTGACCATCGTGATCCAGACGCCGCGCGACGCCGAACGGCTGCGTGCCAATCCGCTCGGAATTTACGTCAACGCCATCAACTGGTCGCGGGAGATGAGCCAATGA
- the trbK-alt gene encoding putative entry exclusion protein TrbK-alt encodes MDGKMLARIGVIIFIAIAITATVIEMTREEEPARVRSAPELQPEADPLRLTLRRCQRLGEAATSDAECLSAWAESRDRFLGRSPAPAAPAVEGER; translated from the coding sequence ATGGATGGGAAAATGCTGGCCCGGATCGGGGTGATCATATTCATCGCCATAGCGATCACCGCCACGGTGATCGAGATGACCCGGGAAGAGGAACCGGCGCGGGTGAGGTCCGCGCCGGAGCTCCAGCCCGAGGCGGATCCTCTGCGCCTGACGCTTCGGCGATGCCAGCGACTCGGAGAAGCCGCCACCAGCGATGCCGAGTGTCTTTCGGCCTGGGCAGAGTCCCGCGACCGCTTCCTTGGCCGTTCTCCGGCGCCCGCCGCCCCAGCAGTCGAAGGGGAGCGATGA
- the trbJ gene encoding P-type conjugative transfer protein TrbJ codes for MTFPKLHRFTRVSLLALALATPLAPVLTTPAHAFFGGFGRIVYDPTNHAENLLTAARSLEQINNQIAQLQNEAQMLINQARNLSSLPFSSLQQLQQNIQRTQQLLSQAQSIAFDVQQIDRMFQQDYGKLSISATDAQLIADARSRWENTVGGLQDAMRVQAGVVGNIDSNRSAMSALVDQSQNAVGALQATQAGNQLLALQSQQLSDLIAVISANGRATAMLEADRATAAEQGRIQRERFLTPGSGYQPGNAQMFNSGN; via the coding sequence GTGACCTTTCCCAAATTGCACCGTTTCACGCGTGTCTCGCTGCTCGCCCTGGCGCTTGCGACGCCGCTTGCGCCGGTGCTCACCACACCCGCACACGCCTTTTTCGGCGGGTTCGGCCGCATCGTCTATGATCCGACCAATCATGCCGAAAACCTGCTGACAGCCGCCCGATCCCTGGAGCAGATCAACAATCAGATCGCCCAGCTTCAGAACGAAGCGCAGATGCTCATCAACCAGGCCCGCAATCTCTCGAGCCTGCCGTTTTCCTCGCTCCAGCAGCTTCAGCAAAACATCCAGCGCACCCAGCAGCTCTTGAGCCAGGCCCAGAGCATCGCCTTCGACGTCCAGCAGATCGACCGGATGTTCCAGCAGGACTACGGCAAGCTCTCGATCTCGGCCACCGACGCGCAGCTGATCGCCGATGCCCGTTCGCGCTGGGAAAACACCGTTGGCGGGTTGCAGGACGCCATGCGCGTGCAGGCCGGCGTGGTCGGCAATATCGACAGCAATCGCAGCGCGATGTCTGCGCTGGTCGATCAGAGCCAAAATGCGGTCGGTGCGCTGCAAGCGACGCAGGCGGGCAACCAGCTTCTCGCACTGCAATCCCAACAGCTTTCGGACCTCATCGCGGTGATCTCCGCCAATGGCCGCGCCACAGCCATGCTCGAGGCCGACCGGGCGACAGCCGCCGAACAAGGCCGCATCCAGCGCGAGCGCTTTCTGACACCTGGCTCGGGCTATCAGCCGGGCAACGCGCAGATGTTCAACAGCGGCAACTGA